The sequence below is a genomic window from Chloroflexota bacterium.
TTGGCGCGCAGCGCGGTATCAATATCGTGCAAGGCCAGTTTCAAAGCCCAGGGATCATCGGGGGCGGCGGGTTTTAACCCTAATCCAGCCATACCGGCGGGATCATCGGGGTAAACCAACAGTGCGCCCCAGCCATTGCGCTGGCGCAGCCGCAGGGTCAGGGCTTGCATGGCTTCATCAATCATTCCGGCAGTTTGCGCGCCATATTTGCGCGCCATACCGTGTTGTGTGCTCATCACGACATACACTGGCAAAGCGCCATCCGTTTTGGGCAAATCAGGCAGCTTGAGACGCCGGGCAGCTGTTTCCAGTTCGATGCCGATCTCTTTTTGTATTGCTTTGTCTTTGTCCGGATTCAATATGTGGCGCGCTTCTGCGCGGGCGCGTTTCACTTCCGCTTTTAAATCAGACGATTTGCCAGAACGGCTGGGCGGTTTCGGAGTGTTTTTAATCGGCAGGATTTCTGGACTGTGGGGGAGCGCGCTGGCCTGCCCCGGGGTTGGCGCGCTCTTTTCGGGTTGACGCTCAATATTGGAGGCGGGTTCTGTTTCCTTGCGCGGCTGCCCGTTGGGGAGCAGATTCCACCCCAGGGCTGCGGCCACCCCAGCCGGGATCGAAATATCGAGCACGGCGCGCATCCGCTCCGGCCACAGCGTGCGGTAGGGATTTTCCACGCCCCATAAACGCGCTGGAACCTGCCCGGCGGGATCGCTGGATGCAGCACGGTGTAGCAATGCCACGGCGTGGTCGGCGCTGCCCGCGCTCATCATGCTATCGGCCAGGATGAGTTGAATCGTCACGCAGTCCGGCCAGAGGCGGTGATAATGCTCGGCCAGGCTCTGGGTGGCCTGTTGGGGTGTCTCTGGCTGTGACCACAAGATGCGCAGATGGGTCAGCGCGGCCAAAATATTGGGCGGGTCGTAGATCAGCGTTTCGGTGATGATCTCTTCGGCGGCGGCGAAATTTTTACCTTGCAGGGCATGGTAGGCCACCCGCAGGGGCTGAGTCCACGCCGGGGCGGGCTGAGCCAGCTTCGAGGTCGCCGCGACGCGCCCCCCCAGGGCCAGATACGCCCCGCGGGCCGCATCCATCCCCTTGGCTTGCAAATTGCTGCCAACGCTGGCGCGCAATTCCTGCGCTTCAAAGAATTCGGGATCGGCGGTGCAAACACCCTCCAGAATTGGCAACGCCTTTGCGGCCATGCCTTCGCCAATAAAAGCCTGGGCGTGCAAAAACTGGATGTGCAAATCGCGCTCGTAATGGGTTAGCCAGGCCAGTGCCGCCTGGCGCGCGAAGCTAAAGGTTTTGACGTTGAGAGCCATTTGTAGAATTTCATTCAGATACGGTCTCGGCCAGGGTTCACCAGGGGGAAGGGGTTGTAGCGTTTTCATAGTAGTTTCCGTTTGGGTTTATGCCGTTTTTTCATCAACGGTGGCAAATGTCTTGCGGGGGTTATGTACCAGGTTCATGGCAATCATGGCCGCCAATTGGCGTTGGATGCTGATATTCTCGGGGTTGAGCCGGGCGGCCTTGCGCAGCATGCTTTCCGCGTTGGCGTAATCTTTGGCATCTTTGAGGGCTTGCCCCGCCAGGTGGTATGCGCTGGCATCCTCTGGGGCAATCGCAATGGCCTGATGATACGTTTGCAACGCCAGGTTATATTGCCGCCGCTCATGGTAAGCGCGCCCCAGTTCAAGATAAGGGGGGACCCAATCGGGGCGTTGGTCAATCGCCAAAATNNNNNNNNNNNNNNNNNNNNNNNNNNNNNNNNNNNNNNNNNNNNNNNNNNNNNNNNNNNNNNNNNNNNNNNNNNNNNNNNNNNNNNNNNNNNNNNNNNNNAGTTCAACCGTTGGGATCATGCGTGCCGCCGCGGTTTCGAGAGCGGCCAGGGCCTGGGCAACCTGTCCCTGTGCGGTTAATGTTTCGGCGTGCATCAACAACGCGCGCGGGTTACGCGGATTGACGCGCAAGGCTTTGGCAGTGTGCCGTTGTGCATTCTCAACGCGGCCTGCGCCGAGATCGAGTTCAGCCAATAGCAAATGGGCTGTTTCATGATCCGGTTGAAGGTTGAGTACTTTTTGGGCGCTGGCGCGCGCTTCCCGAATGCTTCCCTGTGTGTGATAGCCGCGTGCCAGATATAGCCAGAGACGGTGATCTTCAGGCGCCAACGCGGTAGCCTGGCGATATGTATGGATGGCTGCGGGCAAATCGCCAATGGCGACCTGGGCGTGCCCCAACTTATGATACAGAGGCAGCGAGTGGGGTTCCGTGAGCAGCGCTTTTTCGAGATATTCAATCGCGGGCGCAAGCTGCAAGGGTTCTGCGGCATTATGCTGGGCAGCGATAATATCGGCGGCGCGCTCATACCAGTAGGCCTCGTTATCGCACAGGGCCAGCAACGCCTGGATCGCCTGCAACTCAACTTCCGGATCATCAAGTTTACCGGCTACTGTTGCCCGGACAGCGTGGTAAAGCGGTGTGGTGACAATATTCTCGCGGATAGCTTTGTTAAGTGCTTTTTCAGCCGCCTGATTGGCTAAAACCGGATTCTCATCCAGCA
It includes:
- a CDS encoding tetratricopeptide repeat protein produces the protein ILAIDQRPDWVPPYLELGRAYHERRQYNLALQTYHQAIAIAPEDASAYHLAGQALKDAKDYANAESMLRKAARLNPENISIQRQLAAMIAMNLVHNPRKTFATVDEKTA